The nucleotide sequence GTCCGTATAACTATGTGAAAACGAAGTTAAAATTGGAGTCCATGGAGGTTGGACAGATCTTATCGGTGATTGTGGATGATGGTGAGCCGATTCGGAATGTTCCACACAGCATCGCTGAAGATGGACACACCATTCTCAGACAAGAGAAGGTTGATAACTCCTTTCGGGTATTGATTCGAAAACGACGCTGATTCCGGAAGGCTGTAACAACCCAGATTTGATACACGGTCGACCGACCAGCCTGTTCCACGCCTCAGAGAATTCTCTTCACGTCCTTCCGTCTGTTATGAATGTAATCCCACCCTGTTGCTGCCGGGCGGTTGTTGATTGACGATCTCGGTAGAAACACCGCACAACGGCGTCCGAATCAGCTGCCGGGGTTGGAAGAAAGAGCCTCCGAATGCGATTGACCCTGATCAAGAAGATGCTTCTCGGATTTTCAATCATGGTTCTTCTGACCCTGTTGACCGGTCTGTATGCCGTCTTGAGCCTCCGGGACCTTCGTCGAATGAGCGACAACATTGTCGAATGGGACCTTCCCATTATTGAGACCACCGCTCAGATGACCGAGAACTTATTGGCGGAAGACCTCTATGAGAAACGCTCCGTCATACTTCGGGACCCGGCGGTCCAAACCCTCTTCTTAAACCGAAGCGATGAATTCCGGCTGAAACTGGCCCAGTTAAATTTAATATCTCCCGAAGACCAAGACCTCAAAGGGCGAATCCAGAGCCTTCATCAGCAATACGACCAATTTTTTAAAGAAGAACAGGATTACCTCAATCGCAAAGAGGAGTCGATGGCGAAGGCCGTTTCAGAAGGTCCCATGCAGTCCCGACTGAACGAAATGGTCCAATTGCTACGGGAGCTCGAACGCCGCGGACGTGATGATCAAAATGCCAAGACGCGTCTCGCCAATCAATTGAGTCTTCAGGCGTTTAACATCACGGTGGTACTGGTGACCATCAGTTTTTTTTTCGGAGTCGGATTTGCCGTGTTCATCAATTCGAATCTCACGTATTCGATCAAACAGCTTCAGGAGGCTGCGCATTATATCGGCCAGGGGCTGTTTGACCGAGCCTTGAACGTCAAGGCAACGGAAGAAGTTCAGGAGTTGGCGGACTCTTTTCGTTGGATGTCGAAGCGGCTGAAGGAACTGGGGGAGATGAATCTCGATGCCAATCCCCTCACGCGGCTTCCAGGGAATCTGGCGATTGAAAAGGCGCTTTTGACCCGACTTCAGGAAGCGGTGCCGTTTGCGTTCTGTCTTGTCGATGTGGATAACTTCAAGGCGTTTGGCGATCGGTACGGCTATATCCGGGGCAGCGAGGTTTTGAAAAAGGTGGCCGCCATTTTGTTCGACGCGGTCAGGACGCTCGGATCGGCATCGGACTTCCTCGGACATATCGGCGGGGATGACTTTGTCATCATTACGGATCCACCGCGGATGGAAAAGCTGTGCGAAAAAGTCATCCATGATTTTGATAAAGCCATTCCGGATTTTTACGACGAGGAAGACCGTCGAAGAGGTTATATTATTTCCCGCGACCGCAAGGACGTCGAACAACAGTTCCCGTTCATGACGGTTTCGATTGCGGTCGTCACGAACCAGAAACGCGTGATCACCAGTCC is from Nitrospiria bacterium and encodes:
- a CDS encoding sulfurtransferase TusA family protein; translation: MTESTETVTDAELDLRGILCPYNYVKTKLKLESMEVGQILSVIVDDGEPIRNVPHSIAEDGHTILRQEKVDNSFRVLIRKRR
- a CDS encoding diguanylate cyclase — protein: MRLTLIKKMLLGFSIMVLLTLLTGLYAVLSLRDLRRMSDNIVEWDLPIIETTAQMTENLLAEDLYEKRSVILRDPAVQTLFLNRSDEFRLKLAQLNLISPEDQDLKGRIQSLHQQYDQFFKEEQDYLNRKEESMAKAVSEGPMQSRLNEMVQLLRELERRGRDDQNAKTRLANQLSLQAFNITVVLVTISFFFGVGFAVFINSNLTYSIKQLQEAAHYIGQGLFDRALNVKATEEVQELADSFRWMSKRLKELGEMNLDANPLTRLPGNLAIEKALLTRLQEAVPFAFCLVDVDNFKAFGDRYGYIRGSEVLKKVAAILFDAVRTLGSASDFLGHIGGDDFVIITDPPRMEKLCEKVIHDFDKAIPDFYDEEDRRRGYIISRDRKDVEQQFPFMTVSIAVVTNQKRVITSPMQVAEIAAQLKQYAKTFPRSVYVVDQRRTV